Below is a genomic region from Dyella terrae.
GCTTCAATTGCCCGGCGAAATCCGGCGCGCGGTGATCGATGGCGACATCGAAGCCCAGTTCATCGCGCACATAGGCGCACTTGTCGGGGCCGCCGGCGATACCGACGGCACGCGCGCCGTGCAGCTTCGCGATTTGCCCCACCACGGAACCGACGGCCCCACTGGCGGCCGCCACCACCAGCGTTTCACCCGCCTTGGGCTTGCCGATTTCGCGCAAGCCGGACCACGCCGTGAAGCCCGGCATCCCGTAGACGCCAAGCGCCGTGGACACCGGCGCCTGCGTGGGATCGAGCTTGCGCACGATCTGCTTCGGCGATGCCAGTGCATGCGTTTGCCAGCCTGCGTAGGCGAGCACGATGTCGCCGGCCTGATACGCAGGATCCCTGGAGGCGATGACCTGGGCGACGGTGCCACCTTCCATCACCTCGCCGATCTCTACCGGTTTGGCGTAGGACTTCGCGGTGCTCATCCGGCCACGCATGTACGGATCCAGCGAGAGGTAGAGCACGCGAAGCAAAACCTGGCCTTGGGACGGCTCGGCGAGTTCGACGTCCTCGAGCCGGAAATCGGCCGGCGTGGGTTCACCCTTGGGGCGGGCGGCGAGCAGGATGCGCTGGGCCATGGCGGTGGGGCGGCGAGTTGAGGGTGTTGGGAGGGTGGTCGCTCTATGGGTAGCAGACCGCAAGTCGCGCCGCCGTTAAGTCGCCTGCTGCGCGGGCTGCGGGGCCGGCTGCTGCGCAGCCTGTAAAGCCGCCCGCTTCGCGGGCTGTAAACAGGGAACAGGGAAAAGCC
It encodes:
- a CDS encoding NADP-dependent oxidoreductase, whose translation is MAQRILLAARPKGEPTPADFRLEDVELAEPSQGQVLLRVLYLSLDPYMRGRMSTAKSYAKPVEIGEVMEGGTVAQVIASRDPAYQAGDIVLAYAGWQTHALASPKQIVRKLDPTQAPVSTALGVYGMPGFTAWSGLREIGKPKAGETLVVAAASGAVGSVVGQIAKLHGARAVGIAGGPDKCAYVRDELGFDVAIDHRAPDFAGQLKQACPDGIDVYFENVGGAVWDAVWPLLNTYARVPLCGLIASYNDDGSNKGENDRLPALMRSVLTRSITLRGFIQSEFVRSYPEFLKEMGGWLRDGSMRYREDIVEGLASAPDAFIGLLKGRNFGKLLVHLGDPD